A window of the Myxococcus fulvus genome harbors these coding sequences:
- a CDS encoding glutamine synthetase family protein has protein sequence MPTRSKAKVLTHPVVARRARAKERGGAVRGAAVPRDSGGADSMRRWLDERGAKKVKVGAVDIDGVWRGKYISVDKFLSAAKSGLGFCDVVFGWDLGDELLDNTQVTGWHTGYPDAHATVDLSTGRMIPWEPDTAAFLLDFVNADGTPFEASPRQLLQKVAARAREQGYLPRFGAEYEFFIFKEQPHTLREKGFQELTPLTPGMFGYSWLRTSLNAPLVHSLIDGCNGFGLDIEGFHTETGPGVFEAAIRYDDVERSADKAALFKTVVKELCARQGLSACFMAKVNAKLPGCSGHVHQSLWDPKGERNLFHEEGAPHGMSRLMRHYIGGQIALMPELTALYWPTINSYKRSVENTWAPTTAAWGLENRTCAVRVIGESAKAMRIEYRQLGADMNAYIGMAVSLAAGLWGIENEIEPPPACNANAYASHEAAPLPRNLKDAVTLLKESERAREILGEGFVDHFVRTREWEVRQYERAVTNWELERYLELI, from the coding sequence ATGCCGACCCGTTCCAAGGCGAAGGTACTCACGCACCCGGTCGTGGCTCGCAGGGCTCGCGCGAAGGAGCGCGGGGGGGCGGTGCGCGGCGCCGCCGTGCCCCGGGACTCCGGTGGCGCGGACTCCATGCGGCGCTGGCTGGACGAGCGCGGCGCGAAGAAGGTGAAGGTCGGCGCCGTCGACATCGATGGCGTCTGGCGCGGCAAGTACATCTCCGTGGACAAGTTCCTCAGCGCCGCCAAGAGCGGGCTGGGCTTCTGTGACGTTGTCTTCGGCTGGGACCTGGGCGACGAGCTGCTCGACAACACGCAGGTGACGGGCTGGCACACCGGCTACCCGGACGCGCACGCCACGGTGGACCTTTCCACGGGGCGGATGATTCCGTGGGAGCCGGACACCGCCGCGTTCCTGTTGGACTTCGTCAACGCGGACGGCACCCCGTTCGAGGCGAGCCCGCGGCAGCTGTTGCAGAAGGTGGCGGCGCGCGCGCGGGAGCAGGGCTACCTGCCGCGCTTCGGCGCCGAGTACGAGTTCTTCATCTTCAAGGAGCAGCCGCACACGCTCCGGGAGAAGGGCTTCCAGGAGCTGACGCCGCTGACGCCGGGCATGTTCGGCTACTCGTGGCTGCGCACGTCGCTCAACGCGCCGCTGGTGCACTCGCTCATCGACGGGTGCAACGGCTTCGGGCTGGACATCGAGGGCTTCCACACGGAGACGGGCCCCGGCGTGTTCGAGGCGGCCATCCGCTACGACGACGTGGAGCGGTCGGCGGACAAGGCGGCGCTCTTCAAGACGGTGGTGAAGGAGCTGTGCGCGCGCCAGGGCCTGTCCGCGTGCTTCATGGCGAAGGTGAACGCGAAGTTGCCGGGCTGCTCCGGGCACGTGCACCAGTCGCTGTGGGACCCGAAGGGCGAGCGCAACCTCTTCCATGAAGAGGGCGCGCCGCACGGGATGAGCCGGCTGATGCGGCACTACATCGGCGGGCAGATTGCGCTGATGCCGGAGCTGACGGCGCTCTACTGGCCCACCATCAACAGCTACAAGCGCAGCGTGGAGAACACGTGGGCGCCCACCACCGCGGCGTGGGGCCTGGAGAACCGCACCTGCGCGGTGCGTGTCATCGGCGAGAGCGCCAAGGCGATGCGCATCGAGTACCGCCAGCTGGGCGCGGACATGAACGCGTACATCGGCATGGCGGTGAGCCTGGCCGCGGGCCTGTGGGGCATCGAGAATGAAATCGAGCCGCCGCCCGCGTGCAACGCCAACGCGTATGCGTCCCACGAGGCCGCGCCCCTGCCGCGCAACCTCAAGGATGCGGTGACGCTGCTGAAGGAGAGCGAGCGCGCCCGGGAGATCCTGGGCGAGGGCTTCGTGGACCACTTCGTGCGCACGCGCGAGTGGGAGGTGCGCCAGTACGAGCGCGCCGTCACCAACTGGGAGTTGGAGCGCTACCTGGAGCTCATCTGA
- a CDS encoding iron-containing alcohol dehydrogenase, protein MKPFDIPTEPRVTEMAWPTRIVLGAGALQRLPAQAQRLKMKRPLLVTDAGVVKAGLVSRVLEVLKTAGLPCAVFDKVEPNPTEKDVFAGLEVYRKNDCDGLIALGGGSALDAGKLVQLLTTHEPPLSRYDDAKGGDQYVKDDLPPLIAIPTTAGTGSEVGRSGVVTLADTGRKTVIFSPHLLPGAAIVDPELTMGLPAGVTAATGMDAFTHCLEAYLSQGFHPLADAVAIDGIHRVSRSLVTAVREGTNLAARTDMMVAAMQGAMAFQKGLGACHALAHALTPISGVHHGLANAVVLPVVMEFNRAASTARLARVAVAMGDTSNAREEVLASNAIERVRKLNADIGIPARLRDVGVREEDLPLIAQKGFLDASHLSNPRKVTEADLLAMAREAW, encoded by the coding sequence ATGAAGCCGTTCGACATCCCCACCGAGCCCCGTGTCACCGAGATGGCGTGGCCCACCCGCATCGTCCTCGGCGCGGGGGCTCTCCAGCGGCTGCCCGCCCAGGCGCAGCGGCTGAAGATGAAGCGCCCGCTGCTGGTCACGGACGCGGGCGTGGTGAAGGCGGGCCTGGTCTCCCGCGTGCTGGAGGTGCTCAAGACGGCGGGCCTTCCGTGCGCCGTCTTCGACAAGGTGGAGCCCAACCCCACGGAGAAGGATGTCTTCGCGGGCCTCGAGGTCTACCGGAAGAACGACTGCGACGGGCTCATCGCCCTGGGCGGAGGCAGCGCGCTGGATGCGGGCAAGCTGGTGCAGTTGCTCACCACGCACGAGCCGCCGCTCAGTCGCTACGACGACGCCAAGGGCGGCGACCAGTACGTGAAGGATGACCTGCCGCCGCTCATCGCGATTCCCACCACCGCGGGCACGGGCTCGGAGGTGGGGCGCTCGGGGGTGGTGACGTTGGCGGACACGGGCCGCAAGACGGTCATCTTCAGCCCGCACTTGCTGCCGGGCGCCGCCATCGTGGACCCGGAGCTGACGATGGGGTTGCCCGCGGGTGTCACCGCGGCCACGGGCATGGATGCCTTCACGCACTGCCTGGAGGCGTACCTGTCCCAGGGCTTCCATCCGCTGGCGGACGCGGTGGCCATCGATGGCATCCACCGTGTGAGCCGCTCGCTGGTGACGGCGGTGCGCGAAGGGACGAACCTGGCGGCGCGCACGGACATGATGGTGGCCGCGATGCAGGGGGCCATGGCCTTCCAGAAGGGCCTGGGGGCGTGTCACGCGCTGGCTCATGCGCTGACGCCCATCTCCGGTGTGCACCATGGCCTGGCCAACGCGGTGGTGCTGCCGGTGGTGATGGAGTTCAACCGCGCGGCGAGCACGGCCAGGCTGGCCCGTGTGGCGGTGGCGATGGGGGATACCTCCAACGCGCGCGAGGAGGTGCTCGCGAGCAACGCCATCGAGCGGGTGCGCAAGCTCAACGCGGACATTGGCATCCCGGCGCGGCTGCGGGACGTGGGCGTGCGCGAGGAGGACTTGCCGCTCATCGCGCAGAAGGGCTTCCTGGACGCCTCGCACCTGAGCAACCCGCGCAAGGTGACGGAGGCCGACCTGCTGGCCATGGCCCGCGAGGCCTGGTGA
- a CDS encoding aldehyde dehydrogenase family protein, whose product MIDARSLSPRLPVLQLLIDGQGVDPIEGGTFPVVNPATGEKVCDVPSATAADVDRAVKAARRAFESGPWSKMSARERGKLIRKLSDLLWQRREEFALVESLNNGKTFRDAIRGDVAPGAGTLAYFADWADKVHGEVLPVDGPFHTYVLKEPVGVAGLIVPWNYPTCILCWKLGPALAAGCTVVVKPSEMTPLTAMKLGALALEAGFPPGVLNVVPGYGDPAGEALARHPDVDKISFTGSGRTARRLMQASAGSNLKKLTLELGGKSPQVVFSDADMDRAVEACFWGIFGNKGETCNAGSRVLVQDGIYEEFVGRLAERAKKLRVGDPLDPSTEMGAQVSQKQLETILGYAESGRQQGARLLAGGERDTEGAKAKGCFMKPTVFGDVKPDMKIAQEEIFGPVLACMRFKDDAQALELANGTLYGLAASLWTRDVAKAHALARKVKSGVVWINCFNEFDDAAPFGGYKESGWGRDLSHHALEGYLQTKAVWTKLPTDT is encoded by the coding sequence ATGATTGATGCACGCTCCCTCTCCCCACGGCTTCCCGTCCTGCAGTTGCTCATCGACGGACAAGGTGTGGACCCCATCGAAGGGGGCACCTTTCCGGTGGTGAACCCCGCCACGGGTGAGAAGGTGTGCGACGTGCCCAGCGCCACAGCGGCGGACGTGGACCGCGCGGTGAAGGCCGCCCGGCGCGCGTTCGAGTCCGGTCCGTGGAGCAAGATGTCCGCCCGCGAGCGCGGCAAGCTCATCCGAAAGCTCTCTGATTTGCTCTGGCAGCGGCGCGAGGAGTTCGCGCTCGTCGAGTCGCTCAACAACGGCAAGACCTTCCGCGACGCCATCCGTGGGGACGTGGCGCCGGGCGCCGGCACGCTCGCGTACTTCGCGGACTGGGCGGACAAGGTGCATGGCGAGGTGCTGCCGGTGGACGGGCCCTTCCACACCTACGTGCTCAAGGAGCCGGTGGGCGTGGCGGGCCTGATTGTCCCCTGGAACTATCCCACGTGCATCCTGTGCTGGAAGCTGGGCCCCGCGCTCGCCGCCGGCTGCACCGTGGTGGTGAAGCCCTCCGAGATGACGCCGCTGACGGCGATGAAGCTGGGCGCGCTCGCGCTGGAGGCGGGCTTCCCGCCCGGCGTGCTCAACGTGGTGCCCGGCTACGGAGACCCCGCGGGCGAGGCGCTCGCGCGGCACCCGGACGTGGACAAGATTTCCTTCACCGGCTCGGGCCGCACCGCGCGCCGGCTGATGCAGGCCTCGGCGGGCAGCAACCTGAAGAAGCTGACGCTGGAATTGGGCGGCAAGAGCCCCCAGGTCGTCTTCTCCGACGCGGACATGGACCGCGCGGTGGAGGCGTGCTTCTGGGGCATTTTCGGCAACAAGGGTGAGACGTGCAACGCGGGCAGCCGCGTGCTGGTGCAGGACGGCATCTACGAGGAGTTCGTGGGCCGGCTGGCCGAGCGCGCGAAGAAGCTGCGCGTGGGTGACCCGCTGGACCCGTCCACGGAGATGGGCGCGCAGGTGAGCCAGAAGCAGCTCGAGACCATCCTGGGCTACGCGGAGAGCGGACGTCAGCAGGGCGCGCGGCTGCTCGCGGGCGGCGAGCGCGACACGGAGGGCGCCAAGGCGAAGGGCTGCTTCATGAAGCCCACCGTCTTCGGCGACGTGAAGCCGGACATGAAGATTGCCCAGGAGGAGATCTTCGGCCCGGTGCTCGCGTGCATGCGCTTCAAGGATGACGCGCAGGCGCTGGAGCTGGCCAACGGCACGCTCTACGGGCTGGCCGCGTCGCTGTGGACGCGCGACGTGGCGAAGGCGCACGCGCTGGCTCGCAAGGTGAAGAGCGGCGTGGTGTGGATCAACTGCTTCAACGAGTTCGACGATGCCGCGCCGTTCGGCGGCTACAAGGAGTCCGGCTGGGGCCGCGACTTGTCGCACCACGCGCTGGAGGGCTACCTCCAGACGAAGGCGGTGTGGACGAAGCTGCCCACGGACACCTGA
- a CDS encoding glutamine amidotransferase: MKNVLLLKAGEAAVSVRLSVGDYEQWFLRTIGLEGHRFDILPVHREAPLPRDARAYDAVMMTGSPLSVTKLEPWMERAADFMLSAAEAGTPVLGVCFGHQLLAHAYGGQVGRNPRGRETGTVQVRLTEEGRQDPLFDGVPELFATQATHEDIVTRMPEGARVLAGNDNTATQALAFRPNVRGVQFHPEAGPDALRAVIDARREGLEKEALARGRAPGEEVPRLLAGLAPTPFGRRILMNFLERFT, encoded by the coding sequence GTGAAGAACGTCTTGTTGCTGAAAGCCGGCGAGGCGGCCGTGTCCGTGCGCCTCAGTGTGGGTGATTACGAGCAGTGGTTCCTGCGCACCATTGGACTGGAGGGTCATCGCTTCGACATCCTCCCCGTGCATCGCGAGGCCCCCCTGCCCCGCGATGCGCGCGCGTATGACGCGGTGATGATGACGGGCTCACCGCTCTCGGTGACGAAGCTGGAGCCCTGGATGGAGCGCGCCGCGGACTTCATGCTGAGCGCCGCCGAGGCGGGCACGCCGGTGCTCGGCGTGTGCTTCGGTCACCAGCTGCTCGCGCATGCGTACGGCGGACAGGTGGGGCGCAATCCGCGCGGCCGGGAGACGGGCACGGTGCAGGTGCGCCTCACCGAGGAGGGACGCCAGGACCCGTTGTTCGACGGCGTGCCGGAGCTCTTCGCCACCCAGGCCACGCACGAGGACATCGTCACGCGCATGCCCGAGGGCGCGCGGGTGCTCGCGGGCAACGACAACACGGCCACGCAGGCGCTCGCCTTCCGGCCCAACGTCCGGGGCGTGCAGTTCCACCCGGAGGCGGGGCCCGACGCGCTGCGCGCCGTCATCGACGCCCGACGCGAGGGGCTGGAGAAGGAGGCGCTGGCGCGGGGCCGCGCGCCCGGCGAGGAGGTGCCGAGGCTCCTGGCGGGCCTTGCTCCCACTCCCTTCGGGCGCCGAATCCTGATGAACTTCCTGGAGCGCTTCACCTGA